ATAGAAGTAGCACTTCTACCGCTTCTGTATTGCTGTACTACCCACTTTCTTTTTTTTCATTCAATTTTTCCATTTAAATCACCAAAAGTGCAGAAATCTCGGCTTATTATTAAAGTGTAAACTAATAATCAAATTAAACAAATATTTTCGTAAGAAGAAAGCTTTTTATAACAGCGAGGTTTTACCCAGAAAAGGTGATCATGTGACAGAAAAAACTGACTGTATGCTCTTCTGCGGCTGTGCAAACCCCGCATTGGCACAGGAGATCTCCTCATATCTTGGTGTCCCTCTGGGGAAGATAGAGATATCTCATTTTCAGGATGGTGAAGTCTATGTCAGGATTCTTGAACCGGTTCGGAAAAAGCAAGTCTTTGTTATTCAACCTACCTGTCGACCAGTGAATGAAAACCTGATGGAACTTCTTTTAATCATCGACGCATTGAAGCGAGCATCAGCAGGAGAGATCATTGCAGTTGTCCCTTACTTTGGGTATGCACGACAGGATAGAACTGCCCTTGCTCGCGAGCCCATCTCAGCAAAAGTAGTTGCTAATATGATTCAAACAGCTGGTGCTGATCGGGTAGTAACTATTGATCTCCACTCAGATCAGATTCAGGGGTTCTTTGATATTCCTTCAGATCACTTTACCGCAATACCAACGATTGCGATCTACCTCCTCGGTAAGCAGATGAAAAAAGGAATTGTTGTTGCCGCTGATACTGGTGGAGTAAAGAGAGCACGCCGTTTAGCGCAAACCATACAGTTTCCTCTCGCGATTATTGATAAGCGACGACCAAAGCCAAATGAGGCTGAAATCTGCAATGTTATTGGGGATGTTAAAGGAAAAACAGCCATCCTCTTTGATGATATGATTGATACCGGAGGCACGATTGTGGCTGGCTGTCATGCGCTCTCTGAGAGTGGTGCAAAGGACGTATATATCTGTGCAACCCACGCATTACTCTCGGGAGATGCGATCAATAAACTCCAGAAAGCAAAGGCAAAAGAGATCATTGTCACGAATACTATCCCTGTTCCTAAGGAAAAGCAACTGCCGAACATGAAGTTTCTTTCGATGGGCGTTCTTTTAGGAGAAGGAATCAGACGCATTACCGCTGGAGAATCAGTAAGTGTACTCTTTGATGCCATGGTGCGAGATTACTTGCGGCAGGCTAAGGGAACACGATTAGATCAGTTTAAGGAGGTATAATGGAAGCAGAACATCAGGAAAAGCATCTCCTGTATCAATTTCTCGAAGAGCAAGTGAAACAGATAAAAGAACAAATAGAGAAAGTAGATGAACAACTTGGAGAGGTTACTGAAATGAAGAATGCCCTTCAAGAATTTGCAGTGCTTCAACCGGGTTCATCACTCCTTGTTCCGCTTGCAAATGGTATCTTTTGTCAAGCAGTATTACAAAAAACAGATGCATTAACCATCAATGTGGGTAGTGATGTTTGTGTTGAGAAAGATTTGGCAACAACACAAGAACTGGTTCAAAAACAGCAGGAACAACTAAAGGAATATCGTGCAAAGCTTATCAAACAACTCGAGCTCATCCTGCATCATACTGAGCAACTCAAAGATGAGTTAGCTTCGCTCCATGAGTAAATACCTTTGGGAGTAATGTACCATGTTTGGATTTCTCAAAAAGAAACTAGGACAAGCATTAGCAACCTTTTCGCGTAAAGTAGATGACGCTACTTCTGAGACTCCATCATTACCTATACCACAAGAGGAACAAGAAAGCCTGGTTGAGAAAAAAAAAGAAGAGATTAGCATTGAAAAAGTGCCTCAATCGTCTGAAAAACAGGCTGAAGAAAAACGCGAGAAAATAAGCGAGCAGGAGAAGCCAAAACAGACGATCTTTCAGAAATTAAAAGAAACCGTAACGAAAACAGCCATCTCTGCATCCCAATTTGATGAACTCTTTTGGGAGTTAGAGCTTGTCCTGCTTGAGAATAACGTGGCTGTTGAGGTCATCGAGAAGATTAAAGAGGATCTCAAAAAAGAATTAGTTGATCAGAAAGTGCTCAGAGGAAAAACCGCAGAGGTCATCCGGAATACCCTTATCCATTCAGTAGAGGAGCTCTTTCAAGGAGAAACAATCAACCTCATTGAACGTATCAATGCAAAGAAAGAAGGGCCATACATCATGGTGTTTGTTGGCATTAATGGTTCGGGAAAAACAACAACCATTGCAAAGATTGCTGCCTTGTGTCAGGCCAATACATTAACCCCAGTTATTGCTGCAGCTGATACCTTTCGTGCTGCGGCTATCCAACAGCTTGAAGAACACGGAAGAAGATTAGGCGTTAAGGTTGTTAAGCACGATTATGGTGCAGATCCCGCAGCTGTTGCCTTTGATGCCATAGCCATGGCAAAGAGCAAGAAAGTGGATGTCGTGCTTATTGATACTGCCGGAAGGATTCACGCAAACATTAATCTCATGGATGAGATGAAAAAAATCATCAGAGTGACCAAGCCTGATCTCAAGATCTTTGTTGGTGAAAGTATAACCGGAAATGACTGCATTGATCAAGTACGAGAGTTTAATGATGCCATTACTATTGATGGCATTATCCTTGCAAAGGCAGATGTTGATGAAAAGGGCGGAACTGCACTCTCTGTTTCTTATGTTACCGGAAAGCCCATTGTTTTTCTCGGAACCGGTCAAGGATACGCTGATCTTAAGGTATTTGATAAGCATGCAATCATAGCCCAGTTAGGGTTGGCTTAGGGCATCGAGAATCATAATAGGTTTCGTGGCGATATAGATACTCTAGAACCAAAAACTTTATAAATGAATGATAACTACTGGGTAATAACACTTTTAAAAACTAGCTAGGTGGGGTTTCATGAAAGAAATGATAAGACCTATAAAACAGAGTGCTCGTGTACTTCTCTTAATAAGTTGTTTACTTCTATTCTCGGTAATGGTTATGGCTGTTCTTCAGCTTGATAGCTATACCAACACGCTTGCCGGTGATCAAGGAACAACGGTTTCAGGAAATTTCACCTTAAGCAACCCTAATGGCCCATTAAATTATACTACTATTACCTATGCAAGTACTGATTTGGTAGGTTCTCTTCGCACCCTTCCGAGCAGCATTGTTACCTTTAATCCTCAGAATCTCGATCTCATAGCAGTTAATGAAACAAGGGATGTTCTTTTCTTCGTTGCCATCCCTCAACATACCTTTGCTGACGTCTACCGAGCAACGATCAATGGGTCATCTCCTACAGAACCATTACGAAACATCTCCTTTGTCTATAATCTAACAGTTAATTCTGAACCTGGCCTTGACGTTGTTGTTCCTACCAGTCAGCTACTCCAAGGAGAACATCTCAGCCTTCGCATAATCCTAAACAACACCGGAAACACTGATCATGGTGATGTTACTTATAATCTGACAAACTTTACCAGAGCTGGAGAAATATTACCGGTAACTGGAGCCATGCAAGGATCAGTAGATATCCCATATGATGATGAAGAGACATTGATCTTAGGACTTGATGCATTACAGAACCAGACTACTGGAGTCTATACATCCACATTACAAGTTGCATATGTAGGTGGTACTCTTACACAAGAGATAAGCGTTACCGTGGTGACTTCAACAGAATCTATTGTCCTGCAGAAATATCCCACCAATCTTACCTTTATCCGGGGTCTGGTGAATACAGAAACCATGACACTCACATTTATCAATAATGGAACCGTTGATGTTCCTGTAATGAACGTCAGTGTAACCGACCTTGGCAAGGGAAATGATAAGATTGTTGTGTCTCCACGTACCTTTACCATCCAAAATCTTGATGCCGGTGAAAACCAGAGCAAAGTCATTAGTTTAACACTCCAAAGTGGCGTTGAAACAGGGACCTTTACCGGAAACATAACCTATACCACTGATACCAACACCTACCAGGACAGTCTGAATGCAACAGTTCGGAATCCAGTCGGAAGCGTAAGCTTCTCCTCACTTGACTTTGGAGAGGTTGATCGTGGAGAAAATGTCACTAAGACGGTTACCATTACCAACACCGGCGATCTGGATATGAGCAATCTCATCATGAGCAGCACGGCAGGAGGTAGCTATAAGGTAAATGTTGCTCCTACGACCATACCAAGTCTTCCAAAAGGTGCACAGGCTGACGTTAGTGTCAATCTCACGATTCCAACGAATGAAGACTCAGGCCAGCATACGATTGGCAAATTCAAGGTAACCTCGGATCAAGTTAATGCTTCTAGTGATATGAGCATAAATCCTATCAGCCGTCTTAAGATTAAGCGTGTTGATGTTGATGTTGAGGGCAATACAGAAAACAGTCTTGATGAGGGGGATGTCATTGATGAAGTCCTTCCTGAAGATACGGTACGTATTGAAGTAACCATTGAGAATGATTACAGCACAAGAGATGAAGAAGATTTTGATATTGATAATATTGAAGTAGAGCTCGTTGCTGAGAACATGGACGATGGGGATGACGATTACGAAAAAAACTTTGATGATATTAGCCTTGATGCAAAGGAAAAAGAAGGCGTTACCTTTAGCTTCGATGTTCCTAATGAAATTGATGATGGGGAACATGACGTTACCATTACGGTTACAGGTACTGATGACCGTGGTGCCGAGCATCAAGACACGTTAAGATTTACGCTTAATGTAGAGCGTGAAGATCATCAGATCATTATCAGGAGTGCTGAGCTCAGTGATGATGTTTTAAGTTGTGAAAGAACAGCAGAGTTATCAGTCCACATACAGAATGTAGGTACTAACGATGAGGATGAGGTTGTTGTTGAGATAAGCAATAATCTCTTAGGTATTCGCATGACTGATTATCTTGAGGATGAATTAATTAGCGATATTGATGATGAAGACAGTGAATATGAGAACACTTATACTATCGCCGTTGATGATGATGTTGCTGTTGGACAATACCACCTTCTAGTAGAAGTCTTCTATGACGAAGAGGAATACAGCGATTCAGAAGTCGTGTCTTTTACCGTAGCATCGTGCAGCGGAGAAGAAGAGAAAGAGCCAGAAGAACCTGAGGAACCAGTAAAACATAATGAGACGCAAATAGATGTCGTCTATCAGCCACGACAACCAATAACTCCGCCATCCGGTGTTACCGTTGCCGAGCCAACAACCACATTTATAACTGAATCATTCTTTGAGAGCAGTGCATACTATGCATTCCTCATTGTGATGAACACTGTTCTCCTTATTGTTGTTATTGTTCTCCTTGTTCGGGTAACAACAAGAAAGTAAATTTCTTTTTATTTTTAATTTCGTATTCTTTGGCAAAGCCCATAATAACATTTATATAGAAAAGAGTA
The window above is part of the Candidatus Woesearchaeota archaeon genome. Proteins encoded here:
- the pfdA gene encoding prefoldin subunit alpha; the encoded protein is MEAEHQEKHLLYQFLEEQVKQIKEQIEKVDEQLGEVTEMKNALQEFAVLQPGSSLLVPLANGIFCQAVLQKTDALTINVGSDVCVEKDLATTQELVQKQQEQLKEYRAKLIKQLELILHHTEQLKDELASLHE
- a CDS encoding ribose-phosphate pyrophosphokinase, encoding MLFCGCANPALAQEISSYLGVPLGKIEISHFQDGEVYVRILEPVRKKQVFVIQPTCRPVNENLMELLLIIDALKRASAGEIIAVVPYFGYARQDRTALAREPISAKVVANMIQTAGADRVVTIDLHSDQIQGFFDIPSDHFTAIPTIAIYLLGKQMKKGIVVAADTGGVKRARRLAQTIQFPLAIIDKRRPKPNEAEICNVIGDVKGKTAILFDDMIDTGGTIVAGCHALSESGAKDVYICATHALLSGDAINKLQKAKAKEIIVTNTIPVPKEKQLPNMKFLSMGVLLGEGIRRITAGESVSVLFDAMVRDYLRQAKGTRLDQFKEV
- the ftsY gene encoding signal recognition particle-docking protein FtsY, with amino-acid sequence MFGFLKKKLGQALATFSRKVDDATSETPSLPIPQEEQESLVEKKKEEISIEKVPQSSEKQAEEKREKISEQEKPKQTIFQKLKETVTKTAISASQFDELFWELELVLLENNVAVEVIEKIKEDLKKELVDQKVLRGKTAEVIRNTLIHSVEELFQGETINLIERINAKKEGPYIMVFVGINGSGKTTTIAKIAALCQANTLTPVIAAADTFRAAAIQQLEEHGRRLGVKVVKHDYGADPAAVAFDAIAMAKSKKVDVVLIDTAGRIHANINLMDEMKKIIRVTKPDLKIFVGESITGNDCIDQVREFNDAITIDGIILAKADVDEKGGTALSVSYVTGKPIVFLGTGQGYADLKVFDKHAIIAQLGLA